In Malus sylvestris chromosome 2, drMalSylv7.2, whole genome shotgun sequence, the genomic stretch TAACTTAGTTGCAAACTTGCAAGTGGGTGGACAAATTGCCTTGACCAACTGACCTATTCATATTTGCGTCCTTGTTGTCTATTTAGTGAACACAATTAAGCAAAGGCAGAAAAGAGTGGCCTAAAAAATGCAACAAAGagtgtagcattactctttgtCTTTGATTTAGGGTTTGCTAGGTTTGCGTTCTTCCAACAACAATATGCAAAATGCATTTGATACAAACAATACAAGGTGCATTTTTAACTCCTGAGGTTTAGGCTCTTTTGTGACACTAATTGGCAACAACCTGCCGCCCCTCCTAACCCAAATATGTTTATCTATAATCCTAATtaaaaggtgaattaaaataaGTGTCAAAATGTTTCATTGTCTCTGAATTAAAAATTGGGTCTATATGGTACACAAAACGATACAGAAATCAGTGATTAATTTACACAAAATGATAGGGAAATCAATGATTAATTGATTAGATGAACCTGGCCATTTTGGTTAGATGAACTTAGctaattacaattattattaagaaaaactaatgaaaagagtttgaaaactttgagttttaatgataaggacaaaataaagggtaaagtgaatagtaccatgattgactttttagtgtaaaaatatggtttttcgttaaagtgaacagtaccgggtgcttttcgttaaagttcccttattatTACTACCATAGCCAGCAAACCCTAGCTAGATTCTTGTATTTGAGGCGTATAGATTTATGCTTAAATCTTGTCTCAATGttgttgttttcttttgtttttaaaccTACTGATACCTTCCTTCGGCTTCTCTCCACTGACCAGCAAAGCACTTGCCAGCCTTTCATGTTCCATAAATAATCGATCCAAATGATTATATATGATTGAGTTCTGATTGTGGAGCAATTGTGCGGTGAATTTGAAACACGGTCATGTGACGTTATTGTTTTACTCAAATTATAACACGTgaatttttatatattaatatatttagAAGTGTGAAATATCAACCACGTCGTTCACTCTTATTATAACTCGTGAAATGATACGTCATATGACTTATGTTTCCCGTGTCCATAAAATTTTGATAGAGAGAGAATGGGCAGGTAAATGATTGGGGGAGGCAAGGAGGCATACGGTTCACACGGCCTGTACATTGCTGTTTGCACATTGAGGgtccaaaaccctaaaagaaaTCAGACCTAAATTCATAAACTGAGTAAAAAAAGATGTGGAATTTGTGGGTTGTTGGCCAAATTTGATACAGGATCTTCAAATTGCAGGGCGATCACATGCCGACCGTACTGGGTTGGCACCAAAAAAGGACATAAATGTAATCCTCATAATTTGATGTTATATATAGAGATTTTGAGCGTTGAGGTTTTCCAAATTAGTTCAGGGTTTATTTCCAGTTTGTGTAAGAATATTACAGACTGTTTGCAAAAGTAAATGGCTGTTTCATTTGCATCCATAGTGCCTCTGAGGTCTATTAGCCTACCATCTAGGCTAAACCCTAAATCCCAAAAAATTGAGTCAGATTTAAACAAGTTAAAGGCTTCCAAATTTTCAAGTTCTCTAGTGAGTGAGGATCTTCTGGTGGGCTTGTCTGGTCTAGCAGAGTTGTACAATTGCATTGAGGAATTTGTTCTCTCTCCACTGACCCAACAAGCACTTCTCAACCAGCAGTGCAAAGCACTTGTGGAAGAAGCACTTGACGGGTCAGTAGGGTTGCTAGACTCATGTGCTAGTGCAAGAGACATACTCTTGACAATGAAGGAACATGTTCAGAACATCCAATCTGCATTGCGCAGGAGGACCGGAGCTTCAAGCATTGAAACCAGCGTTCATTCCTACATTTGCTTCCGAAAAAAGGCAAGGAAGAGCATTGCAAAGAGCCTCAGAGATTtgaagaaaatggaaacaaaccTTGGGTCATTCCATCTGTTGGATTGCGACTACAATGTACAAATAGTGCTTAAATTGTTAAGAGAATTAAGCGATGTAACAATTTCCGCATTTCAATCCCTTTTCATGTTTCTATCCATGCCTGAAACCAGCGCAAAGGGTAGCAAATGGTCATTGGTGCCGAAACTAATGGCAGCGAAATTCGCAGCCACACAAAAAGACCAAAAGGTTTACAATGAAGTGGGAAGTGTTGATGTTGCT encodes the following:
- the LOC126613815 gene encoding uncharacterized protein LOC126613815; translated protein: MAVSFASIVPLRSISLPSRLNPKSQKIESDLNKLKASKFSSSLVSEDLLVGLSGLAELYNCIEEFVLSPLTQQALLNQQCKALVEEALDGSVGLLDSCASARDILLTMKEHVQNIQSALRRRTGASSIETSVHSYICFRKKARKSIAKSLRDLKKMETNLGSFHLLDCDYNVQIVLKLLRELSDVTISAFQSLFMFLSMPETSAKGSKWSLVPKLMAAKFAATQKDQKVYNEVGSVDVALCSLRGNTRKSDPKTDVQVVRWRLDTLDCSISGLEAGLERLFRCLLQHRVSLLNVLTP